In one Micromonospora polyrhachis genomic region, the following are encoded:
- a CDS encoding HAD-IC family P-type ATPase has translation MLTVEAGLSTAEVAERVAAGRVNDVPVRSGRSVTEIIRANLFTRINAIMGVLFVLILAVAPIQDALFGGVIIANTLIGVVQELRAKRTLDRLAIVGAARPMVRRDGRSAEVAATDVVLDDLIELGPGDQVVVDGVVTEAAQLEVDESLLTGEADPVLKEPGDQVLSGSFVVAGTGAFTATRVGRAAYAARLAEEASRFTLVNSQLRSGLDTILRFVTWLIVPAGIALITSQWLVNRDDLPEAIRRMVAGLVPMVPEGLVLLTSMAFAVGVIRLGQRRCLVQELPAIEGLARVDVVCLDKTGTLTDAAMRVAEVRCLDPEAPVAEVLGMLGAADERPNSSLKAIIEAHPAPAGWTVRERMPFSSARKWSGATLTDPTGASTTWRLGAPDVLLPAGHPVLAEVDEYGVRGLRVLLLVQQRDEVSGVPMALVVLAQRLRAEAPDTLRYFAEQGVTVKVISGDNARSVGAVARSLGLPGADHPVDARHLPTDPAALADVAEANTVFGRVGPQQKRELVTALQARGHTVAMTGDGVNDVLALKDADIGVAMGSGSPASRAVAQIVLLDDSFAALPAVVAEGRRVIGNIERVANLFLTKTVYSVLLAILVVVSQVPYPFLPRHLTLVSSLTIGIPAFFLALAPGAERARSGFVGRVVRFAVPAGAVAAVATITSYLHARQVYGGNLAAETSVATLTLFLVGLWAVAVIARPYTWWRVLLLLGLGAAFATVLAVPYLQEFFQLELVGGGAPGVGLGIAAVAGLLLELVWRLLGRRARRLDRVGPAETRQIRFEGSGQAGPAEARRTRFEEVDRVRPEEDQVGALSSVRPDHNEPVT, from the coding sequence ATGCTCACTGTAGAAGCCGGGCTCAGTACGGCGGAGGTGGCCGAACGGGTCGCAGCCGGTCGGGTCAACGACGTCCCGGTCCGTTCCGGACGGAGCGTCACGGAGATCATCCGGGCCAATCTGTTCACTCGGATCAACGCCATCATGGGCGTGCTCTTCGTGCTCATCCTCGCGGTCGCACCGATCCAGGACGCGCTCTTCGGCGGCGTGATCATCGCCAACACCCTGATCGGCGTGGTGCAGGAACTACGGGCCAAACGCACGCTGGACCGGCTGGCGATCGTCGGCGCGGCCCGCCCGATGGTGCGTCGGGACGGCCGGTCGGCCGAGGTGGCCGCAACGGACGTCGTCCTCGACGACCTCATCGAACTCGGGCCGGGTGACCAGGTCGTGGTCGACGGGGTCGTCACCGAGGCGGCGCAGTTGGAGGTGGACGAGTCCCTGCTCACCGGAGAGGCCGATCCGGTGCTCAAGGAACCGGGCGATCAGGTGCTCTCCGGCAGCTTCGTGGTGGCCGGCACCGGCGCGTTCACCGCCACCCGGGTCGGTCGCGCGGCATACGCCGCCCGGCTGGCCGAGGAGGCCAGCCGGTTCACCCTGGTCAACTCGCAGCTGCGCAGCGGCCTGGACACCATCCTGCGGTTCGTCACCTGGCTGATCGTCCCCGCCGGAATCGCCCTGATCACCAGCCAGTGGCTGGTCAACCGGGACGACCTGCCGGAGGCGATCCGCCGGATGGTCGCCGGTCTGGTGCCGATGGTGCCCGAGGGCCTGGTCCTGCTCACCTCGATGGCCTTCGCGGTGGGGGTGATCCGACTCGGCCAGCGCCGCTGCCTGGTGCAGGAACTGCCGGCGATCGAGGGGTTGGCCCGGGTCGACGTGGTCTGCCTGGACAAGACCGGCACGCTGACCGATGCCGCGATGCGGGTCGCCGAGGTCCGGTGCCTCGACCCGGAGGCACCGGTGGCCGAGGTGCTGGGCATGCTCGGCGCGGCCGACGAACGCCCCAATTCAAGCCTCAAGGCCATCATCGAGGCGCACCCCGCACCCGCGGGGTGGACGGTCCGGGAGCGGATGCCCTTCTCCTCGGCCCGGAAGTGGAGCGGAGCCACCCTCACGGATCCGACCGGAGCCAGCACCACCTGGCGTCTGGGTGCCCCCGACGTTCTGCTGCCGGCCGGTCATCCGGTGCTCGCCGAGGTCGACGAGTACGGCGTACGAGGACTTCGGGTGCTGCTGTTGGTCCAGCAGCGGGACGAGGTGTCCGGGGTGCCGATGGCCCTGGTGGTGCTCGCCCAGCGGCTGCGGGCCGAGGCGCCGGACACGTTGCGATACTTCGCCGAGCAGGGCGTCACGGTGAAGGTGATCTCCGGCGACAACGCCCGCTCGGTGGGCGCGGTCGCCCGGAGCCTCGGGCTCCCCGGCGCGGACCATCCGGTGGACGCCCGCCACCTGCCCACGGATCCGGCGGCGCTCGCCGACGTGGCCGAGGCGAACACCGTCTTCGGGCGGGTGGGACCCCAGCAGAAACGGGAACTGGTGACGGCGCTCCAGGCCCGGGGGCACACCGTGGCGATGACCGGGGACGGGGTCAACGACGTACTCGCGCTCAAGGACGCGGACATCGGGGTGGCGATGGGGTCGGGGAGCCCGGCCAGTCGGGCGGTCGCGCAGATCGTCCTACTGGACGACAGCTTCGCCGCGCTGCCCGCCGTGGTGGCTGAGGGCCGGCGGGTGATAGGCAACATCGAGCGGGTCGCCAACCTGTTCCTCACCAAGACCGTCTACTCCGTGCTGCTGGCGATCTTGGTGGTGGTCAGCCAGGTGCCGTACCCGTTCCTGCCCCGGCACCTCACGCTGGTCTCGTCGTTGACCATCGGTATTCCGGCGTTCTTCCTGGCGCTCGCGCCCGGTGCCGAGCGTGCCCGGAGCGGCTTCGTCGGGCGGGTGGTGCGCTTCGCCGTGCCGGCCGGGGCGGTGGCGGCGGTGGCGACGATCACCTCGTACCTGCACGCTCGGCAGGTCTACGGCGGGAACCTGGCCGCCGAGACCTCGGTCGCCACGCTCACCCTCTTCCTGGTCGGGCTCTGGGCGGTGGCGGTCATCGCCCGGCCGTACACCTGGTGGCGGGTCCTGCTTCTGCTCGGCCTAGGCGCGGCCTTCGCCACGGTGCTGGCCGTGCCGTACCTCCAGGAGTTCTTCCAACTGGAGCTGGTGGGTGGCGGGGCACCCGGGGTCGGGCTGGGGATCGCGGCGGTCGCCGGGTTGCTGCTGGAACTCGTTTGGCGGCTGCTCGGGCGCCGCGCGCGCCGCCTCGACCGGGTCGGGCCGGCGGAAACCCGCCAGATCCGGTTCGAAGGAAGCGGTCAGGCCGGGCCTGCGGAAGCCCGCCGAACCCGCTTCGAGGAAGTCGACCGGGTACGTCCGGAGGAAGATCAGGTCGGCGCGCTATCATCAGTGCGGCCTGATCATAATGAGCCGGTCACCTGA
- a CDS encoding type II toxin-antitoxin system PemK/MazF family toxin, with translation MLRRGEIWRIEGARERLGLVVSSDVYNSTDVPIVIVVEVVEEELLRDSPLAVPMGDFVVMPDRLSSPMKKWFTECVGVADSDTMFRVSRALRIIQNL, from the coding sequence GTGCTGCGTAGAGGCGAGATCTGGCGCATCGAGGGAGCCCGGGAGCGGCTCGGGCTGGTGGTCAGTTCCGACGTCTACAACAGCACCGACGTACCGATCGTGATCGTGGTGGAGGTGGTCGAGGAGGAGTTGCTCCGGGACTCGCCGCTGGCCGTGCCCATGGGTGACTTCGTGGTGATGCCCGATCGGCTCTCCTCTCCGATGAAAAAGTGGTTCACCGAGTGCGTCGGCGTGGCCGACTCGGACACCATGTTCCGTGTCTCCCGGGCACTGCGAATCATCCAGAACCTCTGA
- a CDS encoding DUF6364 family protein — translation MTAKVTLSFSEETIEEARRFAKRDGMSLSAWINQAAREKALREVFTAHAAAVRRAGFDLEATALADEREGEMVDDAMFGGGARAA, via the coding sequence ATGACTGCCAAGGTGACGCTGTCGTTCTCCGAGGAAACGATCGAGGAAGCCAGACGCTTCGCCAAGCGGGACGGGATGTCGCTCTCCGCCTGGATCAACCAGGCCGCACGGGAGAAGGCGCTTCGCGAGGTCTTCACCGCGCACGCCGCTGCGGTTCGCCGGGCCGGCTTCGACTTGGAAGCCACCGCCCTCGCCGACGAGCGCGAAGGGGAGATGGTCGACGACGCCATGTTCGGCGGGGGTGCGCGTGCTGCGTAG
- a CDS encoding GTP-binding protein, with protein sequence MDFAGYDPAGSRRGGGITSAKIVVAGGFGVGKTTLVGAVSEITPLTTEAVMTAAGVGIDDPSKVPGKQTTTVAMDFGRITMAQDLILYLFGTPGQTRFWFMWDEIIRGAVGAAVLVDTRRITDAFAPLDYFENRQLPYVVALNRFDGAPQYEPEEVREALAIAPHVPLVLTDARHRESVKQVLVNVVQHAMATLQAQHGRGFPTPVG encoded by the coding sequence GTGGACTTCGCAGGCTATGACCCTGCCGGGTCGCGCCGCGGCGGAGGGATCACCTCCGCGAAGATCGTCGTTGCGGGTGGATTCGGTGTAGGCAAGACAACGTTGGTCGGTGCGGTCTCGGAGATCACTCCGCTGACCACCGAGGCGGTCATGACGGCCGCCGGTGTGGGTATCGACGATCCGTCGAAGGTGCCGGGGAAGCAGACCACCACGGTGGCGATGGACTTCGGCCGGATCACCATGGCCCAGGATCTGATCCTCTATCTGTTCGGCACCCCCGGTCAGACCCGGTTCTGGTTCATGTGGGACGAGATCATCCGGGGTGCGGTGGGGGCGGCCGTCCTGGTCGACACCCGGCGGATCACCGACGCCTTCGCGCCGCTGGACTACTTCGAGAACCGGCAACTGCCGTACGTGGTGGCGTTGAACCGCTTCGACGGCGCGCCGCAGTACGAGCCGGAGGAGGTGCGGGAGGCGCTGGCCATCGCGCCGCACGTCCCGCTCGTCCTGACCGACGCCCGGCACCGGGAGTCGGTCAAGCAGGTGCTGGTGAACGTGGTGCAGCACGCGATGGCCACGTTGCAGGCCCAGCACGGCCGGGGCTTCCCGACCCCGGTGGGCTGA
- a CDS encoding DUF742 domain-containing protein, with the protein MDRRREDPRGALVRPYAVTRGRTEPRQDIAIEAVLTASPAAVMESRFAGHDKHRIATVCEGRAQSLAEIAAYTRLPLGVARVLVADMVADSLLTLHSAAPAEAYEERMELLERVLSGLRRL; encoded by the coding sequence ATGGACAGACGCCGCGAGGATCCACGGGGTGCATTGGTCCGACCGTACGCGGTCACCCGTGGCCGTACCGAACCGCGCCAGGACATTGCCATCGAGGCAGTTCTGACGGCGAGTCCGGCAGCGGTGATGGAGTCCCGGTTCGCCGGGCACGACAAGCACCGCATCGCCACGGTCTGTGAGGGCCGGGCGCAGTCACTGGCGGAGATCGCCGCGTACACCCGGCTCCCCCTGGGAGTCGCCCGGGTGCTGGTCGCCGACATGGTGGCCGACAGCCTGCTGACGCTGCACAGTGCCGCTCCCGCTGAGGCGTACGAGGAGCGGATGGAACTGCTTGAGAGGGTGCTAAGTGGACTTCGCAGGCTATGA
- a CDS encoding roadblock/LC7 domain-containing protein: MNRPAAMQDMSWLLTNFADSVAGIAHVVAVSADGLLLASSRDLPTDRADQLAAITSGVVSLTDGASRMFNAGGVLQTVIEMDSGYLFLMSISDGSSMAVLAARSCDVGQVGYEMALLVERVGAALVPLPRDAVV; the protein is encoded by the coding sequence ATGAACAGGCCAGCGGCGATGCAGGACATGAGTTGGCTGCTCACCAACTTCGCCGACAGCGTGGCGGGGATCGCCCACGTGGTGGCGGTCTCGGCTGACGGGCTGCTCCTCGCCTCCTCGCGGGACTTGCCCACGGACCGGGCCGACCAGCTCGCGGCGATCACCTCGGGCGTGGTGAGCCTGACCGATGGCGCATCCCGTATGTTCAACGCCGGCGGTGTACTGCAGACCGTCATCGAGATGGACAGTGGTTACCTCTTTCTGATGTCCATCAGCGACGGTTCCTCCATGGCGGTACTGGCCGCACGTAGTTGCGACGTCGGCCAGGTGGGTTACGAGATGGCGTTGCTGGTCGAGCGGGTGGGTGCTGCACTCGTACCGCTGCCCCGCGATGCCGTTGTTTAG